The following proteins are encoded in a genomic region of Arachis stenosperma cultivar V10309 chromosome 4, arast.V10309.gnm1.PFL2, whole genome shotgun sequence:
- the LOC130975363 gene encoding homeobox-leucine zipper protein REVOLUTA-like — MILKKNQEIDVLYKHLNSGKYARYTAEQVEALERVYVECPKPSFLRRQQLIRECPFILTLNQSKSRCREKQRKKASRLQTVNQKLTTMNKLLMEENDRLQKQVSQLVCENGYMRQQLQITSAATIDVSCDLVVTTPYHSMVEN, encoded by the exons ATGATATTGAAGAAGAACCAAG AAATTGATGTTTTATATAAGCACCTTAATTCTGGGAAATATGCGAGGTACACTGCTGAACAGGTTGAAGCTCTTGAAAGGGTCTATGTTGAGTGTCCAAAACCAAGTTTTCTCAGGAGGCAACAACTGATCCGAGAGTGCCCCTTCATTCTAACATTGAACCAAAGCAAATCAAG GTGTAGGGAGAAGCAGAGAAAAAAAGCTTCGCGGCTTCAAACTGTGAACCAGAAGCTTACAACAATGAATAAGTTGTTGATGGAAGAAAATGATCGGTTGCAGAAACAAGTGTCACAGCTTGTGTGTGAGAATGGTTACATGAGGCAGCAATTGCAAATT ACATCAGCTGCAACTATTGATGTTAGTTGTGATTTGGTGGTTACTACTCCTTATCATTCCATGGTTGAAAATTAG
- the LOC130976490 gene encoding cell wall protein DAN4-like: MVMKERDEELALFLEMRRKEKENEKNNLLFLQDSEELDLSNLESNRENSTIPKIVSSVPPRKTGVEEFLNSENDKSDYDWLLSPPDAPLFPTLEKEPHISVKSEAEIHKTRPTALKPRVSNIQVEPSSRTKSNIVTKNNVTMPGHGSSTTSNKKPSSSGPPSSASSRSSTPSRRSTLPSTTKTSRPSTPSSRPTLTSAKPAAPSLRSSTPTTRSTSRASTPTSRSSSTAPKASQRSATPNLRSSTPSRTLGVSAPPTRPSSASKARPAAAKNPAQSRGISPSVKSRPWEPSQMPGFSHDAPPNLKTSLPERPASVTRSRPGAPSSRPPSSSGEATSNEKPRRQSSAPSKGRPSTGSAYSGQSSLHALSRARFTDGDEDSPVVIGTKMVERVVNMRKLAPPKNVDHHSANNNSNGKSSSGSSGFGTTLSKKSLDMAMRHMDIRRSFQGNIRPHVTNIPASSMYSVRSGGSLKSKAAGVSDSPLATSSTASSEPISCDGSEVEESNIGS, encoded by the exons ATGGTGATGAAGGAGAGAGATGAGGAACTTGCCTTGTTCCTTGAGATGAGgaggaaggagaaggagaatgaGAAGAACAACCTGCTCTTTCTCCAAGACTCTGAGGAACTTGATTTGTCCAATTTGG AATCCAATAGAGAGAACTCTACCATTCCTAAGATCGTATCTTCAGTGCCTCCTAGGAAGACTGGGGTTGAAGAGTTCTTGAATTCGGAGAATGATAAGTCTGATTATGATTG GCTTCTTTCGCCGCCAGATGCTCCTCTTTTTCCAACTCTTGAAAAGGAACCACATATATCAGTAAAGAGCGAAGCAGAGATTCATAAAACTCGTCCAACGGCATTAAAGCCAAGG GTTTCTAATATCCAAGTAGAACCTAGTTCAAGAACCAAGTCCAATATAGTCACTAAGAATAATGTAACAATGCCAGGGCATGGTTCTTCCACCACTAGTAACAAAAAGCCTTCCTCATCTGGGCCTCCATCCTCGGCTTCCTCGAGGTCTTCAACGCCCTCTAGAAGGTCAACATTACCTTCTACTACTAAAACCTCTAGGCCTTCCACACCTTCCTCCAGGCCCACCTTAACATCTGCAAAGCCTGCAGCTCCATCACTGAGATCATCCACGCCTACTACCcgatccacttccagggcctcAACACCTACTTCAAGATCTTCTTCGACAGCTCCTAAGGCTTCTCAAAGATCAGCAACACCTAATCTTAGATCATCAACCCCATCAAGGACACTTGGTGTGTCTGCTCCTCCGACTAGGCCTTCTTCTGCTTCAAAAGCACGCCCTGCAGCTGCAAAGAATCCAGCTCAATCGCGTGGTATCTCACCATCAGTTAAGTCTAGACCTTGGGAGCCTTCACAAATGCCTGGATTTTCTCATGATGCTCCTCCGAATTTGAAAACATCGTTGCCTGAAAGGCCGGCTTCAGTCACGAGGAGTAGGCCTGGAGCACCTAGCTCCAGACCACCATCATCTTCTGGCGAGGCTACCAGCAATGAAAAGCCTAGAAGGCAGTCAAGCGCGCCGTCCAAGGGGCGGCCTTCAACTGGGTCTGCCTATAGTGGTCAGAGCTCCTTGCATGCTTTGAGTAGAGCTCGTTTCACTGATGGCGACGAAGATAGCCCGGTTGTCATTGGGACAAAAATGGTTGAAAGAGTTGTGAACATGAGAAAATTGGCACCTCCTAAGAATGTTGATCATCACTCTGCCAACAACAATTCTAATGGAAAATCTTCCTCTGGTAGCTCTGGATTTGGAACTACACTCTCAAAGAAATCTTTGGATATGGCAATGAGGCACATG GATATAAGACGAAGTTTTCAGGGAAATATACGGCCACACGTGACAAACATTCCAGCCTCTTCCATGTACAGCGTGAGATCCGGTGGTTCCTTGAAGAGCAAGGCAGCTGGTGTTTCTGATTCTCCCCTTGCCACAAGCAGCACAGCGAGCTCTGAACCGATATCTTGTGACGGAAGCGAGGTTGAAGAGAGCAATATTGGAAGCTAG
- the LOC130976151 gene encoding protein yippee-like, protein MMLLPGLLSAEFCKGEDMGRLFLVSLEGNFYSCKHCQTHFALAHDIISKSFQSRHGKAYLFDKVVNVTVGEKEERNLITGVHTVVDIFCVACGSIVGWKYESACEKSQQYKEGKFILERFKVLGPDGSLYMEAPEPNAAGSDVDDV, encoded by the exons ATGATGCTGTTGCCAGGCCTCCTCAGTGCAGAATTTT GTAAGGGAGAAGACATGGGAAGGCTATTCTTGGTTAGTCTTGAAGGGAACTTCTATAGCTGCAAGCACTGCCAAACACATTTTGCCCTTGCTCATGATATCATTTCCAAg tctTTCCAGTCCAGGCATGGGAAAGCTTATCTCTTTGATAAAGT TGTAAATGTTACCGTTGGAGAGAAAGAAGAACGAAATCTGATTACTGGAGTGCACACTGTTGTTGACATATTCTGTGTTGCATGTGGATCCATTGTTGGATGGAAATAT GAGTCTGCTTGTGAGAAATCTCAACAGTATAAAGAAGGAAAGTTTATCCTTGAAAG GTTTAAGGTGTTGGGACCTGATGGCAGCCTCTACATGGAAGCTCCAGAACCAAATGCTGCTGGAAGTGATGTTGATGATGTTTGA
- the LOC130976150 gene encoding uncharacterized protein LOC130976150 → MGSSSFLWNFTKKFVTFGIITVTVSDRYVTVVPVRGGSMSPTLNPKPSSSAGNFSDDYVLVEKFCVDKYRFSHGDVVVFSSPLNHKERHIKRIVALSGEWFGSRQNYDVLKVPEGHCWVEGDNAAFSMDSKSFGPIPLGLIRGRVTHVVWPPQRIGAIQSPPRERLSSL, encoded by the exons ATGGGATCAAGCAGCTTTCTGTGGAATTTTACCAAAAAGTTTGTCACATTTGGGATCATTACTGTTACTGTATCTGATCGTTATGTAACAGTGGTTCCAGTTCGGGGTGGCTCTATGTCTCCCACACTTAATCCAAAACCCAGCTCTTCTGCAGGAAACTTCTCTG ATGATTATGTCTTGGTTGAGAAGTTTTGCGTTGACAAATACAGATTTTCACATGGAGATGTTGTGGTCTTCAG CTCTCCATTGAATCACAAGGAGAGACACATAAAGAGAATAGTTGCATTATCTGGTGAATGGTTTGGTAGTCGTCAGAACTATGATGTGTTGAAGGTTCCAGAAGGACATTGTTGGGTTGAGGGAGATAATGCGGCTTTTAGCATGGATTCAAAGTCATTTGGACCT ATTCCCTTGGGCCTCATACGAGGAAGGGTGACCCATGTTGTGTGGCCTCCACAAAGAATAGGCGCCATCCAGAGTCCTCCACGAGAAAGATTATCTTCTTTATAG